The Nicotiana tomentosiformis chromosome 2, ASM39032v3, whole genome shotgun sequence genome includes the window TTCTCCAGCAACTTCATTATATGTACGGATACCACGAGGGTCAGAATCCCACAAACTTAAAGCCTTCCCATATTGCCAGTGTAGAAATTCCCAAGAAAGACACATCTGTGCAACGTATATTACTTCCAGATCACTCTGCAATTCTTTGATAAACTTTACCATTGGGTCAATATTGTCATGGCTTTTATGTTTGAATAGCCGAATATTTTGTGAAATAAGGGATTTTAGTTTTGGACCTGAACATCTCTGGCTTGAGATATGTTGAAATGGATCGTTTAGCGGATCTTTCTGCAGATAACCTGTAAACCTTTTGGATCAGAACAGCTAAAAATGAAAAGAATTTAAGTTCTCTGCACAAACTAAGTTACCTGTAATAGCATGTAATTATATAAACAAACATGGTTTGGTTACAATGATTCATTAAGTAACAAGGTTCAGTAGCCATTTCTGGTAAACATAAACAATCAATAAAATGACTATGGCAGCCCGGTGGACTAAGCTCCCACTATGCGCGAGGTCCGGGGAAGGGCTGGATCACAAGTGTTTATTgtatgcagccttaccctgcatttctgcaagaggctgtttccacgggtTCGAATCCGTGACCTCCTAGACACATGGCAGTAACTTTACCAATTacaccaaggctccccttcaatcAATAAAACGACTATGAAGTACGGAAATTTCAACTTTCCAAATATGAATCATAGACAAAAGTGAAAGTTCCAATTATGAATCATAGACAAAAGCTAGGAATGCACATAATTAACAATATCCGAAGAGTAGCGGCTGCGATTTTTTCAGGAATTTTCTAAAAAAGCAATTTTCTTATCTTGCTTATCATGTTTGCACGGTCAAGAAAAGAAAAGATGGAATATATGCTACTAATAATCTTCCTCTTTTTTATGATAAATGTAAGGGGAAAACAGTTTATGTTAAATGGTCTTGAACTACTATGTATTTACACAAAGTTTTCACCCATGCAAATAGCATAAACATTAGAAGTACTGATAGATATTAATTACGTGACAAATTTGTTTTCACATAATGGAGTGTGGACAACCAAACAAAAAGAAAAGGCAAAAAGGGTAGCACGTCTTTTCGCCTACTTTTGTTTGTTACATCATGCATCCAATGCTTTAGATTTCATTTTGGTCTAAGTTTGGAGATCCCAGCTAACCAGATTTTGTGGGTCCTGTTATAAACTTTTGAATAAGATAAGCTGCTTTTATTCATTTCACGTAATTAcattcaaagaaatttgaagcTAACCATAAATCATGAATAATTGTTACTAGTACACTACTACACcaagcaaaaaagaaaaagcaTGATACTTTCCATTGTCATTATGCAGAAAACATGAAACAAATGGAATTGTGAGAGATAGTTTTTATAAATTTACCCTTATGAAGCTGTGAGTTGTTACTGACCTATTGTATACATCTTCTGGTACGTCAAGATGTCAAATTTGCGCATCCTTTCTCTATAACTCTTGTAAAACTTATGAAGTTCATTCATGCAATCTTCACGTTGGaacttttcctcaattttccaTGGCTGCAAATCTTCCATTTTTGGAGACTCTGATTCTTCCAAAATAGTAGGCAAACCAGTATCTCTAACTTTTCTAAGTTCCATTTTTAGTTGTTCAATTAATTCTTGATGTTCCCACAACGTCTCCAATTTGTTTGCATCTTCATTTCTTGACTTGACACTTTCTTGAAAATCATCCTCAGATAAAAATTGTTGTGCTTGATCATGTTCTAATTTCTTTAGCTCTTCCATTATATCACTATCAGAATCTTCAGATTCTTGATTTTCCTCTGACATTTCAAAATCACTTAATTTTTCATTATGCTCAAATTCACCACCAAAGTCTTCATCAGTCAAGAAACCATCACTATACTGATCAACTAATTTGTTCATAAGGTAACGAATATGCTCAAAACCAATTGACACACTATCAGAATCAGTTAAAGAATCCTTCTCAGATTCAAACAGAAACTCATCAGTGATATTTGATTCTCCTTTCACGGAATTGAGTCCTTCACTTTTCTCCATTTCCTCTTCATCACACTTAAAATCACCCAAATCTCCTTTTTCTTCCTCTTTAAAAGTTCCACTTTTACTATGAACTTCTTTCAAATCCTCTGTTACAACAACCTCTGTTTCTGTTTCTGTGAGAAAGTTATGGTTACACGCGGAGGGCATCCATTTAGAGCTAACAAATTCACCTTTTTCTTCCCTGCTCTTACAAAATTCTTCATAGGTTGAGATTCTAAATGTAAAACTGAACTCAGTTTTTTGTACCTCCCCATTATTTTCCGAATCAGGGAATTCAGAAGCATCCTTAAAAGCTTCAGACTCAGTACCTAACTGTCGTTCTGCCTTTGAAAAAGCAGATTCTTTTTTATACTCTTCTTTAAAGCCTGGATTCTTGTTTAATGAAGCATTACCCCATCTTAATCTGTGAtttaaacaaagaaaaataagcAGGATTGTTAAAATAATGGAAGAAAAAAAAGGGCATTGGaaaaaattgaatcttgatttACATAaagaaagtaaataaataaatacctgAGGAAGAATGTGGTGATGAAGCTGAACAGAGGCGACAAATAGATGGAAACAGAGGCAAAAAGCGTAGAAAGCGATAAGAAAAGATTTTGATAGAGGTAACGAGAAAGAGAAGCCATATTCAGACAAGAGAAGAAATTTTGAGAGTGGCCATGGAATTTAATCAGTATGAAGCTTCAGGTGGAAGCAAAAACAAACAGAGGGAAACAGAGAGATAACAGAAGTTGAAGGAAAGTTTATGACCCGTTTGAATTTGTCAAAGAGAGAAATAGACTAATCACCTGTAAAAAAATACAACGAACCCCATGTCAAAAGTTAGCAAGATTTGCAAGCAAATCAAAAGACTAATTAGGAAGTAAAAATTCGACCTAACTGTGAAAATTCATGGAGTGGACAGATTTAATAGCAACAATTGAGGGGTAAGGATAGTTACTTATCAGCGACTTGGCCTAATTGACAACCTTATTCTTCACAAAGAGAGAGAAATTTGTCGTACAAAAATTATCCACGTAATAAGGAATTATCAGTTGAGAAGTCCTGGTTTTGCTGCTTATTCTTTGAGGAGTTGAATGTTGGGGTGCGGGGGTTTGCGGGATGGGGTGGGAGAACACAGAGAGAGGAAAATTTGGGTTAAGATTTGAACGTTGACAGCTTCTTTGTTTATCTCTTTTGTTTTTTCAGGTGTAGGAGCTTACGTTGCAGCTTCTTTCATACGCCAAGTGTCTTTGACATTATGGATTGGGCAACtaaataaaaacaaaatcaaTATTACTCGCAGaagaaagataaaagaaaattCTTACTCTGTCCCTCTCAAATTATGTGTCGCTATTTTAAAAGTtagttatctcaaattatttattattttaaaaattttaagataaaattaattatcttttttttgttttatttttagtagtaattattttttgaaaatggAGATGACACATAAATAGAACAAATATTCAATAAAGAGAGATTATATCTCAAGATATAAATAAGGATAAAATAGTCAAAAATTCCTTCTTATTAATGTTTCTTAAGGGTCATGTAAAAGAGAAACACGAAAAATAATTTGAGATGGAGAGAGTAGTAAACTTAGCCTGCCCTAATgtcagtggcggagccagaattttcatcaaaggggtcaaaatataaagaaataaactcatcaagaagtcaaggggtgtcaatgcatagtatatatacatattttataaaaCATTAATTACCTAACtacacagtataatttttcgacaAAGGGGTATCGGTTGACACCCCTTAAATGTATGTGGCCCTGCCACTGCCTAATCTAATTAAGTTCTAGCCAATTTTCAAGAATAATCAAGTGATCAGTAAATCGCATTTCCAATATTAATCAAAAGTTGAACTACCTGGTTTGAGGCGTCCATTTTTGAACATCTTATGTGTTTTCCACGTAAGAATATGTATTGCTTGTAAAGAAAGCACAATGTTCATAATCTCAATTCGTTTAAACATAATTAATTGGTGAAGGGTGCAACTTAATGTGAAAAGCATGAAGCCTATAATACTAAATTACGTGACAGATTCCATCCAAATAGGGTGGCTGGAGTTATTTAATATTTGAACTTTTCACACAACAACATTAAAAATATGTGAAGGTTCACAAACTAGACGTGTTTATGATGCTTTTGACTAAAAGATGGACAAGAAAACAAACAGCGTAGAACACTTTTTTCTATGTACCACATTGGGACTGCACAATCGAATGGAATTGACCAGACATTTTTCGTAGGCACTACTACATAGTTGTTTGTGAAACTAAACATGCCATGTTTATAGGAAACGAATAATAAAGACAACGAACGGTAATGTTGTGTTTGATGACAATTGATAGTACTCCGATTAGAACAGCCATAATTGCAATTTGCAAGAAGAACATTAAACACTTGAGACTGATTTGTTAGGATAAAGAATATTGGACCAATAAGAAAAAACTAAAGttataaaatttaagaaaaaaagaattaCCTTCAAGAAtccaatttgaaatttcaaagcgGACAAAGAGGTCTCCAATCTCACAAAATTGTTTGTCAACTCACAATAATGCAAAAACACCACTAAATAATGAGTTCCAAATATTTATAACCGTCACATTCCTATTCGAATCTACAAAGGATATAgctaaaaataaggaaagaaaaatttcTAGTCTACGAGGAAAACAATATGAAAAATAGAATTCTGACGAGCACAAAATTCAATATAAAATtaatgctcgctagtcaaagataatatagtaAAATATCTTTTCCACACAGATTAGATTTAAACAATGTTCAAGTAATTTTTGGGTTAAATGCTATTTAGGATGTTcaacactttgatttgggatgAGTATGaactacaattaactactaaAAGTAAAGCAAATGATAGTTGATCGCGAAGAACTAGAGACTAACAAAATTGGTATGTTATAAGTAGGGATGTACAAATCGAACCGAAAAATCGCActaaaccgaaaagtcaaaccaaaccgattaaaaaacccgattatgtttggtttgatttggtttggtattgagtaaaaaaaaccgaaccaaactgacatataaatatataatttttatacatacttttaagacttttcatagaattttctttaaaaaatgtctagaaatatttgcgaTTCTCTTGTGAgatgtaatatttagttaaatatgaagtgttctatttaaattaactttaaataatgggttgtatgatcactttcttatcaagtgttagtaaaatgcgtcaatctctttgttcttccatattcaagtCAAGATCTaaaattcttatatttttatcaaattcgaagtggtatttcgataatttaaaattaaatagaacatatcattatataggtatcatattgatttttatgtttaattattaaattcagttAACCTTAAAAGTGtatatcaacgaaaaattattgtcagacgactaaaaaaTTAACTATCAtatgttactaagaaaattcttccGTAAGAATatgttaatagatcatatgtttgtcaattaaatcaatttttactaaatatatttttacttataagaaatttaacaaagtaaaattgaaataatattcatataacaaaaaaattcaaaaaacctGAAAAACCCGACAAAGTTGAACCAATCCAAactgatatagttggtttggtgtggttttaataaaaatcgaaccaaaccggtgcatgtacacccctagttatcaatgtgagaaataagggTCATGACTTGAGAAGTGCGAGATTGTTATCCTAGAATTGACACTGTTAAATTTCACTCTTAAGGTTTTATTGATTCTCTCGAATTCAACATGTTATTATCCTATTATTCGGATGTAggttcctctctcgattaaactTAAACCGTTCAAATAAGCTAATATAAAGTGCAGTGAAACTTGCATGAATCTATTGGTAAGAATGGTCTAAGCGAAACTTCTCgcgaatatttctcaatcttaattcAAAAGGTAGATCACAAAGTTCTTTCGATTACTTTAATgaaataacaaaataaattaaGGCATGCGTTGCAACAATATTCAAAATTATGTTCCTCTTCTGATTAAACATGATAATGAATAAAATCACAACTAAAGTTAAAGCTTTTCCAACAAATTCCGACAATCAAACAATAATCAAATCCATAGATAACAATCAAGTCATCATATcatgtcaaaccctaaggtaaactactccataatcatagAGAAAGTAATCATAAATAgagttaaagaataagaaaacatCAATTCAACGTTACAATCCGAACccccgtattgaattgatggaaagatatTGAAATTTTGTGTCTTgaagcctccaatgctctccaatAGCTCCCTAGGTCAAATGTCCTCTAAGCCAAAGTGAAAAAATTGGATCGCAAAAACACATTGGCGTGGCGCGCAGGTGCCACATTAATGAGGATCTTCAGAGAGTTGATTTTTCACTCTGCAGAAATATTGCACTAGCACCCTGCGGCGCGCACGGTAGTGCAAGTTTCTCAGCGTAAATTTTTCTTCTCACTTTTTAATATCGAGACTTTTGTCCTTGACTATCGAGCGCGACCCCGATTTAATTTCTTGAacttttactcatacttcaaagctctaaattGTTCGATTTAGCTCTAAATTATCTTCTTaacttgaaattattttttgcaaggcataaaatacataataagtacaaatcatcatcatttaagctcaaatacGAATAAAATACAGTAATTAGAGTGTAAAATACGGCTAAAGCACGGATTGTGACAGTTTTCAACCTCCACAAAATAAATTGTGGCGGTTTTAAAAAATGCCACAGTTATGTTCGCCACGAGCTTTTTTGTGGCAGTTTTCTAAAACCTCCACGACGACCGccacaaaataaatttttaatttgtgGCGGTTTTCAAAGGCAATTAGTGGTAGTTTGTAACCCCAGTAATATGATCttaatgttttaaaaaaaatatttgtggGGATTTATAACCCCCACAATTTAAACTCAAtcgttaaaaaaaatatttaatattggCAATTTATAAATGCCGCAATACCTATTTCAAGATTTTAATTTTAGGATTCAATAAATAACTTTACTAAATAACTcatacaacaaaaatcaaattTCATTAAAATATCTA containing:
- the LOC104094244 gene encoding WEB family protein At4g27595, chloroplastic isoform X3 — its product is MASLSRYLYQNLFLSLSTLFASVSIYLSPLFSFITTFFLRLRWGNASLNKNPGFKEEYKKESAFSKAERQLGTESEAFKDASEFPDSENNGEVQKTEFSFTFRISTYEEFCKSREEKGEFVSSKWMPSACNHNFLTETETEVVVTEDLKEVHSKSGTFKEEEKGDLGDFKCDEEEMEKSEGLNSVKGESNITDEFLFESEKDSLTDSDSVSIGFEHIRYLMNKLVDQYSDGFLTDEDFGGEFEHNEKLSDFEMSEENQESEDSDSDIMEELKKLEHDQAQQFLSEDDFQESVKSRNEDANKLETLWEHQELIEQLKMELRKVRDTGLPTILEESESPKMEDLQPWKIEEKFQREDCMNELHKFYKSYRERMRKFDILTYQKMYTIGYLQKDPLNDPFQHISSQRCSELQSDLEVIYVAQMCLSWEFLHWQYGKALSLWDSDPRGIRTYNEVAGEFQQFQVLLQRFIENEPFQRPRVQYYIKSRYDLRNLLQVPVIREDRMKDKIKARAGEKVDYFITSDMLVEILEESIRIFWQFVRADRNCSNMIVKGQKRKRQELQAPEDLELLTEVKRNLEKKEKKLKHALRGECCILRRFRKHKEDDDSESDHVLYFFSQVDMKLVARVLNMSKLTKDQLVWCHNKLSRISFVHRKIHVDPSFLLFPC
- the LOC104094244 gene encoding uncharacterized protein isoform X1 — its product is MASLSRYLYQNLFLSLSTLFASVSIYLSPLFSFITTFFLRLRWGNASLNKNPGFKEEYKKESAFSKAERQLGTESEAFKDASEFPDSENNGEVQKTEFSFTFRISTYEEFCKSREEKGEFVSSKWMPSACNHNFLTETETEVVVTEDLKEVHSKSGTFKEEEKGDLGDFKCDEEEMEKSEGLNSVKGESNITDEFLFESEKDSLTDSDSVSIGFEHIRYLMNKLVDQYSDGFLTDEDFGGEFEHNEKLSDFEMSEENQESEDSDSDIMEELKKLEHDQAQQFLSEDDFQESVKSRNEDANKLETLWEHQELIEQLKMELRKVRDTGLPTILEESESPKMEDLQPWKIEEKFQREDCMNELHKFYKSYRERMRKFDILTYQKMYTIGYLQKDPLNDPFQHISSQRCSGPKLKSLISQNIRLFKHKSHDNIDPMVKFIKELQSDLEVIYVAQMCLSWEFLHWQYGKALSLWDSDPRGIRTYNEVAGEFQQFQVLLQRFIENEPFQRPRVQYYIKSRYDLRNLLQVPVIREDRMKDKIKARAGEKVDYFITSDMLVEILEESIRIFWQFVRADRNCSNMIVKGQKRKRQELQAPEDLELLTEVKRNLEKKEKKLKHALRGECCILRRFRKHKEDDDSESDHVLYFFSQVDMKLVARVLNMSKLTKDQLVWCHNKLSRISFVHRKIHVDPSFLLFPC
- the LOC104094244 gene encoding uncharacterized protein isoform X2, translating into MASLSRYLYQNLFLSLSTLFASVSIYLSPLFSFITTFFLRLRWGNASLNKNPGFKEEYKKESAFSKAERQLGTESEAFKDASEFPDSENNGEVQKTEFSFTFRISTYEEFCKSREEKGEFVSSKWMPSACNHNFLTETETEVVVTEDLKEVHSKSGTFKEEEKGDLGDFKCDEEEMEKSEGLNSVKGESNITDEFLFESEKDSLTDSDSVSIGFEHIRYLMNKLVDQYSDGFLTDEDFGGEFEHNEKLSDFEMSEENQESEDSDSDIMEELKKLEHDQAQQFLSEDDFQESVKSRNEDANKLETLWEHQELIEQLKMELRKVRDTGLPTILEESESPKMEDLQPWKIEEKFQREDCMNELHKFYKSYRERMRKFDILTYQKMYTIGYLQKDPLNDPFQHISSQRCSGPKLKSLISQNIRLFKHKSHDNIDPMVKFIKELQSDLEVIYVAQMCLSWEFLHWQYGKALSLWDSDPRGIRTYNEVAGEFQQFQVLLQRFIENEPFQRPRVQYYIKSRYDLRNLLQVPVIREDRMKDKIKARAGEKVDYFITSDMLVEILEESIRIFWQFVRADRNCSNMIVKGQKRKRQELQAPEDLELLTEVKRNLEKKEKKLKHALRGECCILRRFRKHKEDDDSESDHGISMPSKVIFCGKFSFLQFTISPAGKKKKKKLKRDLYMCKES